A stretch of the Filimonas lacunae genome encodes the following:
- a CDS encoding LytR/AlgR family response regulator transcription factor translates to MNTRIKCLLLDDELPGLTYLRMLCQQIPGVEVVKAFNDPMKLLEESKELDFDVCILDIEMPGFNGLEIAQLLHNKPVIFTTAYKEYAAEAFDLDAIDYIRKPIQKERLEKALQKAADKLQPQLAPSQFVQLNTSQGKALLYFNQLLLITTSDMDKRDKLALLDNGQTILLKNISFTQLLQLLPPDQFCRINKKEILAVKAVGFFSHDEITTNIPGPEGKPLQLVLGEIYRTGFLQHTHAR, encoded by the coding sequence TTGAACACAAGAATAAAATGCTTGCTACTGGATGATGAGCTGCCCGGTCTCACCTACCTGCGCATGCTTTGCCAGCAGATTCCGGGCGTGGAAGTGGTAAAGGCTTTTAACGACCCCATGAAGCTGCTGGAAGAGAGTAAAGAGCTGGATTTTGATGTGTGCATATTAGACATAGAAATGCCGGGATTCAATGGCCTGGAAATAGCTCAGCTACTACATAACAAACCGGTAATTTTCACCACTGCGTATAAAGAATACGCAGCTGAAGCTTTTGACCTGGATGCTATTGACTATATACGCAAGCCCATACAAAAAGAACGGCTGGAAAAGGCCTTGCAAAAAGCAGCCGACAAACTGCAGCCACAGTTGGCCCCATCACAATTTGTGCAACTGAACACCAGCCAGGGCAAGGCCTTGCTTTATTTTAACCAACTGCTTCTTATCACCACCTCCGACATGGATAAACGGGATAAACTAGCCTTACTGGACAATGGCCAAACCATCCTGTTAAAAAACATATCCTTTACACAGTTACTGCAATTGCTGCCTCCCGATCAGTTTTGCCGCATTAATAAAAAAGAAATTCTGGCAGTAAAGGCCGTTGGCTTTTTTTCGCACGACGAAATCACCACCAATATTCCCGGCCCCGAGGGCAAGCCCCTGCAACTGGTGCTGGGCGAAATATACCGTACTGGCTTTTTGCAACATACCCACGCACGGTAA
- a CDS encoding sensor histidine kinase, which translates to MQLTISYNTSTAIVSALLLLALCAIILLYVRLRKAQHHNRQYAEKYKELELKVHSLQLESINYKLNPHLFKNILNSIQSHAYQTYYALDKLSNVLDYILYESDRQYVSLREEIEFALSLIEINRIKVSPLFDLRIKNKTDESNTLLDQKLIAPLITIDLIENAFKHADLQSENAFIAIVFELKGPVFTLTVSNKISSKSPLKKQKGGFGKDSLQKRLSVIYQQHYELDQFAEGDVYIAHLKINLLEHKNKMLATG; encoded by the coding sequence TTGCAATTGACCATATCATACAATACCTCCACAGCAATAGTATCTGCATTATTGCTGCTGGCGTTGTGCGCTATTATCCTCCTATATGTGCGGCTACGTAAGGCGCAGCACCATAATCGTCAATACGCCGAAAAGTATAAAGAGCTGGAATTGAAAGTACATTCCTTACAGCTGGAATCTATCAATTACAAGCTCAACCCACACCTGTTTAAAAACATACTCAACTCTATTCAAAGCCACGCCTATCAAACCTATTATGCCCTGGATAAGCTGTCGAACGTGCTGGATTACATCCTCTACGAAAGCGACCGGCAATATGTATCGTTAAGAGAAGAAATAGAGTTTGCGCTAAGCCTTATCGAAATCAACCGCATTAAAGTAAGTCCCCTGTTCGATTTGCGCATCAAAAACAAAACAGATGAAAGCAACACCCTGCTAGATCAAAAGCTGATAGCACCGCTTATTACCATTGACCTGATAGAAAATGCGTTTAAACACGCCGATTTACAAAGTGAAAACGCATTTATAGCCATTGTATTTGAGCTGAAAGGTCCGGTATTCACCTTAACCGTATCCAACAAAATAAGCAGCAAATCGCCATTAAAAAAGCAAAAAGGCGGTTTTGGTAAAGACAGCCTGCAAAAACGCCTGTCGGTAATATACCAGCAACATTACGAGCTGGACCAGTTTGCCGAGGGGGATGTATATATTGCTCACTTAAAAATAAATCTGCTTGAACACAAGAATAAAATGCTTGCTACTGGATGA
- a CDS encoding cupin domain-containing protein encodes MSNKSNNATFNRPQGSRPIDAPVLVTHIEESVQLLESEEAWQKNNRNAVTLFKTEGFSTVLVALHKGADITDNVTEGILSIQVLSGSVEVQLEDKKVIAGKGELVFMHRLQQHVIKALEDCRLLAALTGEKNIY; translated from the coding sequence ATGAGTAATAAAAGCAACAATGCCACATTTAATCGTCCGCAGGGCAGCAGGCCTATCGATGCTCCTGTTCTGGTAACCCATATTGAAGAAAGTGTGCAGCTGCTGGAATCGGAAGAGGCCTGGCAAAAGAACAACCGGAATGCAGTAACCCTGTTTAAAACGGAGGGTTTTAGTACGGTGCTGGTGGCCTTGCATAAGGGGGCGGATATTACAGATAATGTTACAGAGGGGATATTATCCATCCAGGTGTTAAGCGGAAGTGTAGAAGTACAGCTGGAGGATAAAAAAGTAATAGCCGGTAAGGGCGAGCTGGTGTTTATGCACAGGTTGCAGCAGCATGTAATAAAAGCGCTGGAAGACTGCCGTTTGCTGGCCGCCCTTACCGGTGAAAAGAATATTTACTAA
- a CDS encoding class I fructose-bisphosphate aldolase — translation MTFTEIETLLGQQHATLLQHTCTTIPKEKLHLPAPNFLDSVFGISSRNIPTLKSLASIYNSGRLAGTGYVSILPVDQGIEHSAGASFAPNPMYFDPENIVKLAIEGGCNAVATTFGTLAFVSRKYAHKIPLIVKLNHNELLTYPNKYDQIMFGSVKDAWNLGATAVGATIYFGSPEADRQIIEVARAFEEAHSLGLGTILWCYLRNNAFKKEGIDYHVSADLTGQANHLGVTIQADIIKQKLPENNGGFKALNMGASSYGKLDERMYTQLASDNPIDLCRYQVANCYMGRAGLINSGGASAGASDLKEAVLTAVINKRAGGTGLISGRKAFQRPFAEGIQLLQAIQDVYLEKQVTIA, via the coding sequence ATGACGTTTACAGAAATAGAAACCCTGCTGGGACAGCAACATGCCACCCTGCTACAACACACCTGCACAACTATTCCCAAAGAGAAATTGCACCTGCCGGCTCCCAACTTCCTGGATTCAGTTTTTGGCATATCCAGCCGCAACATCCCTACTCTAAAAAGCCTGGCGTCTATTTACAACAGCGGCCGGCTGGCTGGTACAGGCTATGTATCTATTTTACCGGTAGACCAGGGTATAGAACACAGTGCAGGCGCTTCCTTTGCACCTAATCCTATGTATTTCGATCCCGAAAACATTGTTAAACTGGCCATAGAAGGCGGCTGCAATGCCGTAGCTACGACCTTTGGCACATTGGCCTTTGTATCGCGCAAATACGCGCATAAAATTCCCCTCATTGTAAAGCTGAACCACAATGAGCTGCTCACCTATCCCAATAAATACGACCAGATTATGTTCGGCTCGGTAAAAGATGCCTGGAACCTGGGAGCGACAGCTGTAGGAGCCACTATTTATTTTGGATCGCCCGAGGCCGACAGGCAGATTATAGAAGTGGCACGTGCTTTTGAAGAAGCCCATTCACTGGGCCTGGGTACTATTTTGTGGTGTTATCTGCGCAATAATGCCTTTAAAAAAGAGGGTATCGATTACCATGTTTCGGCCGATTTAACCGGCCAGGCAAACCACCTGGGCGTTACCATACAGGCAGATATTATTAAACAGAAACTGCCCGAAAACAACGGGGGCTTTAAAGCCCTGAACATGGGCGCCAGCAGCTATGGCAAGCTGGATGAACGCATGTACACACAGCTTGCTTCGGACAACCCGATAGACCTGTGCCGTTACCAGGTGGCCAACTGTTACATGGGCCGCGCCGGCTTAATTAATTCCGGCGGCGCCTCGGCAGGTGCCAGCGACCTGAAAGAAGCGGTATTAACCGCTGTGATTAACAAACGGGCCGGAGGCACCGGGCTTATTTCAGGCCGCAAAGCCTTTCAGCGCCCCTTTGCAGAAGGCATTCAATTATTACAGGCCATACAGGATGTATACCTCGAAAAGCAGGTAACCATTGCTTAG
- a CDS encoding UDP-glucose--hexose-1-phosphate uridylyltransferase: MQQTFDFTEHPHTRQNILTGDWVLVSPHRTKRPWQGKVETLPADDRPAYDPTCYLCAGNKRADGSVNPQYTDSFVFTNDYSALLADTPEGSLNKGGLLQARSESGICRVISFSPDHSLTLPQLSVPAITKVVDLWAQEFQQLSDNPHIKYIQIFENKGEIMGCSNPHPHGQIWSQGSLPLEIVKETARQKAYFEENGRSLLSDYIALELQEKERIVVENEHFVALVPFWAVWPYETMIVSKRHVQTVVQFTAEERTALADILKRLTAKYDNLFEISFPYSAGMHQAPVNDGAHDEWHWHMHFYPPLLRSATVKKFMVGYEMLANPQRDVTPEWAAERLRSLSEVHYKEQKK; encoded by the coding sequence ATGCAGCAGACATTTGATTTTACTGAGCATCCCCATACCAGACAAAATATTCTTACCGGGGATTGGGTTTTAGTATCTCCGCACCGAACCAAAAGGCCCTGGCAAGGTAAAGTGGAAACTTTACCGGCAGATGACCGCCCGGCTTACGACCCTACCTGTTACCTGTGTGCAGGCAATAAAAGAGCCGATGGCAGTGTAAACCCACAGTACACCGATTCTTTTGTGTTTACCAACGACTACTCCGCCTTACTGGCCGATACCCCGGAGGGTAGCCTGAACAAAGGTGGTTTATTACAAGCCCGCAGTGAAAGTGGCATTTGCCGTGTGATCAGCTTTTCGCCAGATCACAGTCTTACGTTGCCACAATTGTCTGTGCCTGCTATTACCAAAGTGGTTGATTTATGGGCACAGGAGTTTCAGCAACTGTCTGACAATCCTCATATCAAGTACATCCAGATTTTTGAAAATAAAGGGGAAATCATGGGTTGCAGCAACCCGCATCCACACGGCCAGATTTGGTCGCAGGGTTCGTTACCCCTTGAAATAGTGAAGGAAACCGCACGTCAGAAAGCGTATTTTGAGGAGAATGGCCGCAGTTTATTAAGCGACTATATTGCGCTGGAACTGCAGGAGAAAGAGCGTATTGTGGTAGAGAATGAGCATTTTGTGGCACTGGTGCCTTTTTGGGCAGTATGGCCTTACGAAACCATGATTGTAAGTAAAAGGCATGTACAAACCGTTGTGCAGTTTACAGCAGAAGAAAGAACAGCGCTGGCAGATATTCTGAAGAGATTAACTGCCAAGTACGACAACCTGTTTGAAATTTCTTTCCCTTACTCAGCCGGTATGCACCAGGCACCTGTAAACGATGGTGCGCATGACGAGTGGCATTGGCATATGCACTTTTATCCGCCATTACTGCGTTCTGCTACTGTGAAGAAATTTATGGTAGGATATGAAATGCTGGCCAATCCGCAGCGTGATGTAACGCCGGAGTGGGCTGCTGAAAGGTTGAGGAGCTTAAGCGAAGTACATTACAAAGAACAAAAGAAATAA
- a CDS encoding acyl-CoA thioesterase — protein MQAKTASESFTIMNELVLPNDTNVFGNLMGGRLMYWMDIAAAIASGKHCNAPCMTASVDNLSFKTPIKLGNTVHIEAKVTRAFNTSMEIHLKVWGEDHLHQYSYESNEAYYTFVALDPNSNPRKVPGVIAETEEEKALYEGALRRRQLRLVLAGKMKPEDATELRAFFAIDSK, from the coding sequence ATGCAAGCAAAAACAGCCAGTGAGAGTTTTACAATTATGAACGAGCTGGTACTGCCCAATGATACCAATGTATTTGGTAACCTGATGGGCGGGCGTTTAATGTACTGGATGGATATAGCTGCGGCCATTGCATCCGGAAAACATTGCAATGCCCCCTGTATGACCGCCAGTGTTGACAACCTTAGTTTTAAAACGCCTATTAAACTGGGCAATACGGTGCATATTGAAGCCAAAGTAACCCGGGCTTTTAATACCTCTATGGAAATTCACCTCAAAGTATGGGGTGAAGATCATTTGCATCAGTATAGTTATGAAAGCAATGAAGCTTATTATACGTTTGTGGCATTAGATCCTAACAGCAATCCCCGTAAGGTGCCTGGTGTAATAGCCGAAACGGAAGAGGAAAAGGCGCTGTATGAAGGAGCTTTGCGCCGCAGGCAACTGCGCCTGGTGCTGGCTGGCAAAATGAAGCCGGAAGATGCTACAGAGCTGAGGGCTTTCTTTGCTATCGATAGCAAGTAA
- a CDS encoding lysophospholipid acyltransferase family protein, with the protein MRRRTNKPLTERLKHIRLVRSVVYAIVGAVSYPGLVWVNRIKIEGTEHIEKLPRNNVLFVSNHQTYFADVITFLHIFCAVKWRKRNRLGLPYYLLSPFTSVYYVAAEETMNGSFISRFFKLAGALTVKRTWRRSGTEVRTGLDPSDTRKIQRALKTSWIITFPQGTTKPFAPGRKGTAHIIKNNRPVVIPVVINGFWRAFTKKGLVFKKKGSLLSIRFKAPMEINYDNSVEEILDQVMHAIEQSKEFMLKGKHHMNKLKQQQELAAAAAQAAEAEAVPAETVATEPPAASAQES; encoded by the coding sequence ATGAGACGACGAACGAATAAACCTCTTACTGAGAGATTGAAGCATATACGATTGGTAAGATCAGTTGTATATGCGATTGTGGGCGCAGTATCTTATCCGGGTCTTGTATGGGTGAACCGTATTAAGATAGAGGGGACAGAACATATTGAAAAGCTGCCACGGAATAACGTATTATTTGTAAGTAACCACCAGACTTACTTTGCAGACGTTATTACCTTTTTGCATATTTTCTGCGCAGTAAAATGGCGTAAACGCAACAGGCTGGGCCTTCCCTACTACCTGTTAAGTCCGTTTACCAGTGTATATTATGTAGCTGCCGAAGAAACCATGAATGGTAGCTTTATCAGCCGCTTTTTTAAACTGGCTGGCGCATTAACCGTAAAACGTACCTGGCGCAGAAGCGGCACAGAGGTAAGAACCGGTTTAGACCCAAGCGATACCCGTAAAATTCAGCGTGCTTTAAAAACCAGCTGGATTATAACCTTCCCGCAAGGCACCACCAAACCCTTTGCACCAGGCCGTAAAGGCACTGCCCATATCATCAAAAACAACCGACCGGTAGTAATTCCGGTAGTAATTAATGGTTTCTGGCGTGCTTTCACTAAAAAAGGTCTCGTATTTAAGAAAAAAGGCTCTTTGTTAAGCATCCGCTTTAAAGCCCCGATGGAAATTAATTACGATAACTCTGTTGAAGAAATTCTGGACCAGGTAATGCATGCCATTGAACAGAGCAAAGAATTTATGTTGAAGGGCAAACACCACATGAACAAACTGAAACAACAACAGGAACTCGCCGCTGCTGCTGCACAAGCAGCTGAAGCGGAAGCCGTACCTGCCGAAACAGTAGCTACAGAACCACCTGCTGCATCAGCACAGGAATCATAA
- a CDS encoding SIMPL domain-containing protein, protein MKKILVCLVAVTAIFTASAQQTGKTEKTINVTGTAEMEVVPDEIYVQVELKEYDKKGVGKVDIEKIKNQFLEACKSIGLSEKEVSVQSFSGRDAHYWEYKRSKKQNPDMKASIVYSIKLADTRKMNELVDKLDDEATQSFFISRVSHSKLDEYKKQLKIEAIKAAKAKANYLAAAIDEQVGGAITINDVVENDVQPVIYPQTRMYANMSVAMDKVDEAMEVGFKKIKLQFSVSVTFALK, encoded by the coding sequence ATGAAGAAGATTTTAGTATGTCTTGTAGCCGTAACTGCCATATTTACCGCTTCAGCGCAACAGACCGGAAAAACAGAAAAGACTATAAATGTGACTGGTACGGCCGAAATGGAGGTGGTGCCCGACGAAATTTACGTACAGGTAGAGTTAAAGGAGTATGACAAAAAGGGAGTGGGGAAGGTGGATATTGAAAAAATCAAGAATCAGTTCCTCGAAGCCTGCAAAAGCATCGGATTATCGGAAAAAGAGGTGAGTGTACAGAGTTTTTCTGGTCGTGATGCTCATTATTGGGAGTATAAAAGAAGTAAAAAGCAAAATCCCGACATGAAAGCGAGCATCGTATATTCTATTAAACTGGCCGATACCCGTAAAATGAACGAGCTGGTAGATAAACTGGACGATGAGGCTACCCAAAGCTTCTTTATTTCCAGGGTAAGCCACAGCAAGCTGGACGAATACAAAAAGCAACTAAAAATAGAAGCAATTAAGGCGGCAAAGGCGAAAGCCAATTATCTGGCAGCTGCTATTGATGAGCAGGTAGGTGGGGCTATTACTATTAATGATGTGGTAGAAAACGATGTTCAGCCTGTTATTTATCCGCAAACAAGAATGTATGCTAATATGAGTGTAGCGATGGATAAGGTGGATGAGGCTATGGAAGTAGGGTTTAAAAAGATAAAATTACAATTCAGCGTTTCTGTAACATTTGCACTGAAGTGA
- the hxpB gene encoding hexitol phosphatase HxpB, whose product MRLDTVIFDMDGLLIDSEPLWAEAADELFSQYGFKLSHEQYATTTGLRTKEFVQWWFRQYLIDPREDEKAETRIIDLVMEKVAQRGNIMPGVHHIFEFFKQRGFKIGLASSSPQRLIDQVVGLVGVKDYLQVTSSAGELPYGKPHPLVYLNCAEMLKSPATSCIAFEDSYNGMIAAKAARMKCVVVPHHSQQKEERWGAADLKLTSLQNFGALHLELVG is encoded by the coding sequence ATGCGATTAGATACGGTAATATTTGATATGGACGGTTTATTGATAGATAGCGAACCCCTTTGGGCCGAAGCTGCTGATGAACTGTTTAGCCAGTACGGATTTAAGTTATCACACGAACAATACGCCACCACTACCGGACTCAGAACAAAAGAGTTTGTGCAGTGGTGGTTTCGTCAATATTTGATAGACCCGCGTGAGGATGAAAAGGCCGAAACGCGCATTATTGACCTGGTAATGGAAAAAGTGGCCCAGCGTGGTAATATCATGCCCGGTGTACATCACATTTTCGAGTTCTTTAAACAGCGTGGCTTTAAAATAGGCCTGGCCTCTTCCAGTCCGCAACGTTTAATTGACCAGGTAGTTGGTTTGGTAGGGGTAAAAGATTATTTGCAGGTAACCTCCAGTGCCGGCGAGCTGCCCTATGGCAAACCACACCCGCTGGTGTATCTGAACTGTGCAGAAATGCTGAAATCACCAGCTACCAGCTGTATAGCGTTTGAAGATTCTTATAATGGTATGATTGCCGCCAAAGCCGCCCGTATGAAATGTGTGGTAGTGCCGCATCACAGCCAGCAAAAAGAAGAACGCTGGGGCGCAGCAGATTTAAAATTAACCTCCCTGCAAAATTTCGGGGCTTTGCATTTGGAATTGGTGGGGTAG
- the fabF gene encoding beta-ketoacyl-ACP synthase II, translating into MRRVVVTGLGALTPIGNNVNDFWNSLVNGVSGAAPITKFDASKFKTRFACELKNFNPLDHIDKAEARKYDAYTQYALIAVEEAIKHAQIDFSTLNKDRIGVIWGSGNGGIQTFQEQVMEFAKGDGTPRFNPFFIPKMIVDIASGIISIKHGLRGVNFTTVSACATSNTAIIDAFNYIKWGKAEMIITGGSEAPINETGMGGFNAVKALSTFNENPAIASRPFDVKRDGFVMGEGAGALILESYEHAIKRGAPILAEVAGGGMAGDAYHLTGTHPEGDGAFLGMEAALEDAGVDASAIDYLNAHATSTPLGDGSELKATARMFGAHAPKLHVSATKSMTGHLLGAAGAVEAIACIKAIQHNLIPPTINTTDVDPSLPEGFNLTLGKAVEKTVNYAMSNTFGFGGHIATAIFKKTEL; encoded by the coding sequence ATGAGACGAGTTGTTGTAACCGGCTTAGGTGCATTGACACCTATTGGAAATAATGTGAACGATTTTTGGAATTCTCTTGTAAACGGCGTTAGTGGTGCGGCCCCTATTACTAAATTCGATGCTTCTAAATTTAAAACACGCTTTGCCTGCGAGTTAAAGAATTTTAACCCGCTGGACCATATTGATAAAGCAGAAGCACGCAAGTACGATGCGTATACCCAATATGCACTTATAGCGGTAGAAGAAGCTATCAAACATGCACAAATTGATTTTTCTACACTAAATAAAGACCGTATTGGTGTTATCTGGGGTTCAGGAAACGGTGGTATCCAAACTTTCCAGGAGCAGGTAATGGAATTTGCCAAAGGCGATGGCACTCCGCGCTTTAACCCCTTCTTCATCCCTAAAATGATTGTGGATATTGCTTCCGGCATTATCTCTATCAAGCACGGCCTGCGTGGTGTAAACTTCACTACCGTATCGGCCTGTGCTACTTCTAACACCGCTATTATCGACGCTTTCAACTACATCAAATGGGGTAAAGCAGAAATGATTATCACCGGAGGTTCAGAAGCGCCTATTAACGAAACAGGCATGGGTGGATTTAATGCGGTGAAAGCCTTATCCACCTTCAATGAAAACCCGGCTATTGCATCCCGTCCGTTTGATGTTAAGCGTGATGGCTTTGTTATGGGAGAAGGTGCTGGTGCGCTCATCCTGGAAAGCTACGAGCATGCTATTAAACGCGGAGCCCCCATCCTGGCCGAAGTAGCAGGTGGCGGTATGGCGGGTGATGCTTATCACCTTACCGGCACACACCCGGAAGGTGATGGTGCTTTCCTGGGTATGGAAGCGGCACTGGAAGATGCAGGTGTTGACGCTTCTGCAATCGACTACCTGAACGCACACGCCACTTCTACCCCACTGGGCGATGGCAGTGAATTAAAAGCAACTGCCCGTATGTTTGGCGCTCACGCTCCTAAACTACATGTAAGTGCAACCAAGTCTATGACGGGTCACCTGTTGGGTGCCGCCGGTGCTGTAGAAGCTATTGCCTGTATCAAAGCTATTCAGCATAATCTCATTCCTCCTACTATCAACACTACCGATGTTGACCCTAGCCTACCAGAAGGCTTCAACCTTACTTTAGGTAAAGCAGTGGAGAAAACAGTGAACTATGCGATGAGCAATACTTTCGGCTTTGGTGGACACATTGCCACAGCAATTTTCAAGAAAACAGAGCTGTAA